The region GGTCTCGGACCGGGTTTCGCTGGGCGTGGCGGTGAAATTGTATTACAGCAAGCTCTACGACCAGGTCACGTCGACCACGGTCGGTTTCGATCTGGGATTCTCCGCACAACTCACGGATCTTCTTTCAATCGGAGGGGCGATACAGGACCTCAATTCGAAATACACCTGGGACACGAAGGCGATTTACGATCAAAACGGCAAGACGACCACGGACAAGTTCCCCACGCTCCGGCGGATCGGTGCCGCCTTGCGCCTTCCTTCGAACCTGGGTCTGATTTCGGCGGAGTTCGAGAATTCTTCACAACAGACGAACGTTTTCCGGGCCGGCGCTGAGTATTACATCATCGAATACCTCACGCTTCGCGCGGGAATCGACCGGATTGACCCGAGCAGCGATGCGACGGGGGCAAAACCGTCTCTTGGATTTACTATCAGAAATTCATTTATTGGATTGACGCCGGCGGTGACGTACGCGTACGTGTTCGAATCATTTGCTCCGCAGGGAATGCATATTATCACTCTTTCGACCGCTTTTTAATCCATGACCTACCGGTCTATCCCCGTATTGTGCGCCCTGGTTCTTGCCGCCCATTCCATGGGGGAAGGCCAGGTCGGCCAGACCGGACTTGCGTTTCTGAAGCTAGGCGTCGGGGCGAGATCGATCGGCATGGGTGAAGCGTACTCTGCGGTCGCATCCGACCCTTCGGCGATGTACTACAATCCGGCGGCGCTTTCACTCGACCACTCGTCGCAGCTACTTCTGATGCATAAGGAATGGATTCAGGACACCCGGACGGAGTATATCGCGGCAAAGGCCGCGATGAGCAAGCTGACACTCGGCCTCAGCGTGAACTCGACGAGCGTCAACAACATCGAGATTCGGGACCACCCCGGACCTTCGCAAGGCACCTTTGATTCGCATAACGCGGCCGTCGGAATTTCGGGGGCGTACATGGTCGATTCGTGCCTGAGCATCGGCGCCACCGGAAAGCTTTTGTACGAGAAGATTCTCGTCAACGAGGCGTCGGGGTTCGGACTCGATCTGGGCGGGTGGTACCAGACGCCCTGGAACATCCAGCTCGCTCTTGCCGTCAGTAACCT is a window of Bacteroidota bacterium DNA encoding:
- a CDS encoding PorV/PorQ family protein produces the protein MTYRSIPVLCALVLAAHSMGEGQVGQTGLAFLKLGVGARSIGMGEAYSAVASDPSAMYYNPAALSLDHSSQLLLMHKEWIQDTRTEYIAAKAAMSKLTLGLSVNSTSVNNIEIRDHPGPSQGTFDSHNAAVGISGAYMVDSCLSIGATGKLLYEKILVNEASGFGLDLGGWYQTPWNIQLALAVSNLGSVNELDQEASKLPTIIRAGGAYVTGIESFDGTLTLASDLVSYTGESTTHLHVGAEVNYRQALSLRAGYMTGYDARSFTAGVGFRYSQFQLDYAFAPTKFDLGSTHTFSLMIEFN